The genomic stretch GAAAACAAGACTATCGGAACTATGACTGTTGGAAGCCATACAAAAGGAAAGTAAGTTACTCCAATATTGGGTTGGTCAAATGCTAATTGTTGAAAGGGAGTTTGTGCACTTAGTACAGCTATTACCAATATATTAATCAATAATCCTAAACATATAATATTCCATATTAGAAGACCTGTTCGTCCTATTATTTTCTTAACAAACATGAAATAATATAGTATTGGAGCTGTAATTCCTGATATGATGTCATAATTATAGCCTTCAAAGGTCATTAAGTCAGGAATTAGCCCACCTAAAAAGATATAATAAAGAGTTATTTCCACAGGAATACGTACAATATGCAGGATAGTTAAATATTTTAGACTAAGACTATCAATAAACTTTTTGCTCTTTTTATTGGTGAAAAGTATCAAAATAAATAAAATAGCTGGAGCAAGTAGCAAAGTAAATCTCGGTGGAAATGTTCCCAGTTTTTGGTAAAATCCAGTTACTCCTAATATACCTACAAAAAGCATCCATATAATAATGCCATAAAGAGTTTTTTTATGATTAGAAGTTTTAAAAAATAACCAAACAGAAAGTAGGGTTGTAAAAATTAGCCCAAGAGATGTGAAAATTGAAATATCTGCCATTTTGTAATCTTTAATTATGAATAATCTTTATTGTGAAATTCAAAGTTAGGCAGTCAAAAATGCAATCCACTTGACAAAAGGCAAGAAAAAGCTAGGGTTATTTTTTCTTTCGTATTCTACTTAGTGTACTATCTGTAACTCCTATGTAGGAAGCTATGTATTTTAAGGGTACATATTTTACTATTTCAGGTCTTGAAGTCAGTAAGTGTTGGTAGCGTTGTTCGGCAGTTTGATTAATCATTGCATAGTTTCTCTTTTTGGACGCAATAAATTCTTTAACTAAAATAGCTCTTCCAAAATCTCTAAATGCAGGTTTATGATGAAACAGCTTGTTTAATTCTTCGTAAGAAATACGATAACCTATACAATCAGTTAGAGCTTGAATATTTGCTTCAGATTTAACTCTATTAAAAAAAGAAGTGATTTCAAAAACGATGTTATTTTCCGTAAAAATATCTGTAGTGATTTCATTTCCTTCTAAATCATAAAGAAAAACTCTCATTAATCCTTTTTGAAGAAAAAAATA from Bernardetia sp. encodes the following:
- a CDS encoding Crp/Fnr family transcriptional regulator encodes the protein MDKNKSSLINFIQQIIPINEIEAEEIADVFHFTKIEKNSLFLEENKVSDDYFFLQKGLMRVFLYDLEGNEITTDIFTENNIVFEITSFFNRVKSEANIQALTDCIGYRISYEELNKLFHHKPAFRDFGRAILVKEFIASKKRNYAMINQTAEQRYQHLLTSRPEIVKYVPLKYIASYIGVTDSTLSRIRKKK